GCCCGACGATTCCTAAAGCGGGAGTATCACATATTGCTTTGTACTATATCCATATTAGACTTCTGCCGCAAAACCGGAAACCCCCGTCGGTGCATGAACCCATCGCGTACACAGGACTGTTTTGTACAATACAGGGTGTCTGTGTTACCCTGTATACTCAACGTTTAGGAAAATACGAAAGTGCTTAAAAATGATGGTATATAGTACGGAATACTACAAGCGACGTACGCCCTCGATCGCGTCACAATTTCTTCGCGTAAATTGTCACGTGATCCTGCTTATCTCCGGTATCTCAATCTTGTTAATACTAAAGAGACCGCATGATGGTCGCCGTAAAACGTGTACAAAAGTTATACGTAGCAAATCCCTAGCAATGGAAGGAAGtattatttctattatttatatgtatatatctcgACGGATATGGTAAAAAACGGTCGTTTAGATATTCTCCATTGTAAATATGCGGTGTCGGATGTATCTAATATGTTCGTGTGacggtaaaaaattttcaaagcgaCCACGGTCGCTCTCGCGGCGTCCTCGAATAAACGAAAACAACGTATACGCGCACACCTTACAAACAACAATTTGTAAACATCTGTTAAAAAATATCTCGCGAAACTCGACTAccgaatttataattttatacatatactattcAATTAGACCGTATCCTTAACTGGACGTTTAGAACGTAATCGTTACTTTTAAGGTAAATCAACTACCGAAACTGTAAAAAACATATCCTTGTCACGTTGACGCAGTAAAGCCTACCGTAATACCCATACTCGATGTACGCTTTGTTTGTTTCTCTCTTCTTTCTATCTTTCTTTTTAATTCTAAAATAAGATTTCTCGACGAGATCGTAATACTACAAATGTCTCGGTTAGAATAATACACGCGTATCATTCTCTAGTGCGTATGAAATTCCTTAGCGAGCTGCCGCAGCCATAAAGTACAGGTCAACCGAACGCGAACGTTTTGTTCTTTTTAAGGCCGTTTACAGATGGTTCAGCGTGGAAAAGTCTCTCTCAGCCTGTCAAATCAAACTCGCAGAATCACAGGCAACTGTTTCAGTGAAATCTACAGACGGCTGATCGTAACGGAGCCTGATAACACGTCAACTGTTCAGATCAATGTTCAACGAAATTCTGAATGAGCCACACTATCGTTAAAGAGAATTTGTTTCCATTTATAAACCTCAATGagaaaatttgcataaagatccccgaTCGTCTGATAACGAAGCATCAGCGACGCAAgccagtcaacgtgttaacaatGAATTTCTCTTTATTTAATACTAAATTAACTAGTCTGAAAGTACTGTACCGTAGGAAAACCTATCATCGGAACGGTTGTTGAAGAATTCTGACGGAGATGAGAATTTCTCGTCTCGCACACTGAACCGTAAATTGTTCACACTTAAGAGACTCACGTGATCTCGCCATCCTAAGCGTAAGTATGGCAGTCGACAGTATCGATATAGAAAATGTACTCTTATGAGTATAAATTACAAACCATGGCAAAGAGCACGTGAGTTTTTTTCGATATAGTACgaattcctttttttcttttttcttgtcCCTTCTCTTTTCTCCTTAGGCAAGATCGTCCGTTTTACCGAAGCACATAAAAGACAATCAATCCGATTACCAATCACACAAAACCGTTTCTCTTCCTTATGAATCCGATGTGTCATTAACGTAAACGCACTCTAGTCGTGAGAAAGGATTTCAGCGCACACAGGATAGACCCAATCTTTTAAAAAGTGACTATCTtgataatcgtaaattaaaaatattagaacgtaTCCCGTAAACCTATTGTTAAAAATAGAAACAGCTGCACCGCGTTGCAATTAATGTAAAAAAACATTTGTAATCTCAGCGCGTAACTTTGAATAGCTGCCGGATCCTGTTACTCTTGACAAAGTTGAGTTTGAATACTTCTCGCTCAACATTTGCACGACATAAAAGTATACTGAACAGATAGGTCTATCCCACGCGTTGTCTGTAATCCCAGATAAGGTACAAACTTATCAGTTTCCTTTCGTCTCGAGTGTTGTATGCACACACTGTATGCACTCAAGCTGccaaaaaaaaagagaacacATACACCATCAAACGTTCGTAATAAAATGTCTTATTCTCGCGTCGATTCACTGTAAAACCGTACCACTCACAGTCTTGTGAATTACAAGTCCACTACAAGAGTGTGGCAGTGTCAAGTTACAATTGGCAAGTATACTTCTGCGCTTTCGCCGTAAGAAAACAACGTTAGTACCGGAGGAAAAAGCAAATTGACTAGGAAACACTCTCGTTCCAGTTCAATCACACTGGGTTTGACGATGATCATTTTTGTAGGCgaaccattttttttttgccGGAAACCGTTCGATACTGACGCCGTTCATCGGCTCACGTCTGTTGCCAATTACGTTGCATTTCCGTGTGCCGAAACATGATCCCCGCGGAGaagtttctctctttctttttctttttttcttttttgttatcgTGTAACGTGATCGTCACACACCTATATCTCTCAGGTACTAACATTGAGAATGTATGATTGCAGTCTATTGAATTGAGATGGCACAAGGTTTAGGAACCTCTTCTAGCACTCAAACTCGGACGCTGTTATGGCATTCAGGTCTTTCATCAGACCCTCCAGGTTCGCCATTTCCTGATTCAGTTCTTCTGTACTGTACGAAGGCTATGAAAAGCGATAAAAGTTAATCAAGTGTTCTTATCTACTCGAAGAAACTGATAGCTAAAAAActgaaatgcataaaacccgcagtctgaTACTAATCGAACGTTAGAGGTCGTCATGCCAGTATTTGTTTTTGTAATACGGGACTAAAACGCCATTCTCACCGTTTTACATCGTCAAGCGAAAATTTGATTAAGAGATTCGTTACCTTCAATCGTTCAACTTCCTCCGAAGTATGCATTGGGTTTGAAACCGAGGCTAATCGGTTCTTAGCTAATTGCGTGGTGCTCTGTGGCTTTTTGTAGGGGCTACCGGACATCGTAGGTCTCACTGTTACTTGAGAAACTGTACAGAAGAACGACAATGATAATATGCAAGTAGCAATGAATCATGAGACAGAGATACTTTGAATATATTGAGACAAACCACCATGTTTTTGTTGCGCTGGCGTAGAAGGCGCGGATTGCGGCGGAGGTGCCGGGACACTGAAGCTCTTCAAAGGATGTCCTTGCATCCTTTTACTGCTACCGCTGCCGTCGGTTCCTCCGCTGCTACTTGACGGCTGATTGCTGTTGCCGTAATGACCGGAAGCATATTGAGTGCTTCCGGTGTACGACTGTCCGCTTGCTCCGTACGACAGTGGCTGcaagttcaaattcatttaTACAGTGTGCCCGGTTTCACTATTAGGTTGGTGTATATcaaatttcgtattgaacttctTACTTGACTCTGCAATGGCTCGTACGAGCTCGAAATGTTGCAAGAATCTGGACTCGATTCCGGGGTCGGTTCCAGCGTAATGTGCGCTCGACTTAGGCTATATTGCGCCACTGTTCGAGGGTAGTTTTGTCTCACGGATGGCGTGTCGCTACAGGAGGTGTGAATCGTCGGCTGCGACATGCTCGTGTTCACGATCGGCGTAGCAGTCGCTATAGCTGCAACAGGTCGAAATCTTTGTCACACAGTTTAACAACATCGATCGAACAACTTCTACTACGTATAACAAACTCAAAAACTGTCTTGTTATCACAGACAAATCATACAGtggctcgaattaatattcgaacactctTAAAACACTCTTTGTCGAATACGACAAAAGTTATTGTCTTTTTACGAGTGACCGAATATGAATTCTGCTCACTGTACGTCTACCACATTCACTGCAAATTCGTGTCATTATATTCAACATTGACTTACGTTGGTGTAAAGACGCACTGTCAACAGGCAGTGTAATGAGTTTAGGTTTGTGGCTTCCTCGACTATGCTGTCTACTCAGGGTCGAGCACTTCTCGTCAGTGTTACCTAATATCGAGCGAACGAACAAAAACCGAAGAGAAATCAGGAAAACAGCGAACGAAATATAATTATCTTTTCTACAGTGATGGGCATTAACCAAGGACGCCAAAAAACTGTACATACAGAAATCATTAAAACTGTGTACTGAAAGATGTTAGAAACATGTTGTATTTGTTTCTATGATCATAAAAGAATGCGACGCAAACCAAGTTTTGTGCACGGTGTGTTTGGTATGATAAGTGACTCTACCATGTTATTTTCTTCCCGGTAACTCACCCATGTAACTTGGCACGTAAGTACGTTTGTCCAAGGAACTGGAATTCCCGTGTACGTTCTCCTGATTGTAATCCGGATTGCTTGGCCTGGGCAACGTGTTACTGGCTACGCCACTGGTAGATGCTTCTCCGTTTATCGATGATTTCTCGAGAGCTTTCAGCTCCATCTGGTCATGGTGAATCCACAAGTCTGGTGGCTTGATGTTGGTCTTTTGATTCACGTCTTTCGCGTATCTAAAAGAtttgaatagaatttatttcataAAAACATTAATCACATTAACATTTAGCAATAGTACGTTCATGTATTGTAATACACACCCTTTCTTCCGGTCTGGAGTATCCGGATTGCGTTTGCAGCACATCACTACCACTACAACCACTACACCAGGAATCAGAATAATAGAACAGCCGACAATGATATAGATCAATATATTCGAGAGTCCTCGTCCGTCTGCAAATTAAATTAACTCCTCAATATTGGTCACTACTACCATCTTcgtaaagtaaatttttaacTGCATGGTACGTATGCAACGAATATGAAATATCGATTTCCATTTTACTGTATGCATTACTTAGACATTCATTACTTCATGCGATTCTATAATAACGGATGATGATTCGAGAGAGAATAATATCTTACCTCGACCATGCAATTCATCATAGACATCCATGCCATTGCCTAgcatagaaataaaaaaataaaaggaataaTTAAACACACACCGATACTGTACAGACGATATCAAGAGATCAAAGGAAACGAGAATTGCTTTAGGTGACGATAACACTGTACGCAATGCTTAACAAACTCGTCCGAGACCAACAAATTGCCGAGTGCGTGCATAGAGATTCTGTAATATGTGGGAATGCTTACTCGGTGGTGTTTTGAACGGAACGGTGGTGGAAAACGGACCGTATCCCTTTGAGTTTCGTGCCTGAATCTTAAAGTAATACGTTGTATTTGGTTTAAGGACTTTCACGACGAACTCAGTCTTGTCGCCGAGAACTGCTTCGATCAGCCAGTCGCGATCCCACTTCGTGTTGTCggtagaataaaatataatatatcctGAAAGTGATTTATATAGTTTCGAATTTGTTTGAATTTATTTCTACCACATCAAAAATCAATGAATACCTGTGATTGGTCCGTTAGGCTGCTTAGGGGGCTGCCATCGTAGCAAAACTGAAGTCGGACGGTCTTCCATCGTTTGTAACAGCAAATCCCTCGGCGCAGAACTTGGCGCAGCTTCTTGCGTTTGATTCATGACAACCATACTCCACGGCGACTCTCGCTTCCCCTAAAGAAATGATTTTATCGGAAATGTTGAGGATGCTCGCTAGACACACAAAGTGTTCAAGAAGCAAGAACGATCGGTTCAAATACATACCTTGACCAGCTTGACTGTGAATTCGTAGACAGTGTTCGGTTTCAAGTCGTGTATCATGCAATTGAGATCGGTAGCGTTGTGATACTTGTAACGAGGGGTACTGCTATGATGATTCATGTAACGTACCACGTAGTAACGATTGTCTGTTACGAACTGCAAAcatcaattaatttttatttagtgaAGAATTCCGTAGGTGTACAATGACaaaaaaaacattttatcaACATACCTGAGTTTTTGGTAATGTTGTGTCGGTCCAGTACAATACTACGGTAGTGTCTGATAAAACAGCTGCTTTAAGGCCAACTGGCGGTATCCAAGGCGCAGAGGATTCAGATACAGAACGTTCGGTTGTTCGGATATTCGCATAAGCCGGCTGGCCATCACCGGCGTCATTTGTTGCACGCAAGCTTATAACGTATTCCGTCATTGGTTCTATAAAAGTATACAGTGAACGAGTGTTGAGTTTGCTATTCCCTTATTATCAGTTATGTAAGCTCCAAAGGCGTACCTAAATGCTCTATGGTGAAAGAACGTTCCTTCCCATCGAGAAGCTGTACTTCAACGTCAGGGAAGCCCTTACCCCATCCTAGCTTGTACCCCTTCACTTTGATACTCTGATCCTTCGGCGAATTCCAGAATACTTGTATACTGTCCGACTTTACTTTTGCTGCGATACACAATAAGACATAGTAAATAAAGAATCTGATTATAAGACTACGAACGTtcgtgcaaattaaaaatttctttcacgaCTAAGGATTCGAGTggagtgaaaataaaataatatcgtGGCAAAGAGTATAAAGCTCCGACTAACTTCTTAAATTGCTCGGTGTGTTCGGCACTCTCTTCTCGTCCGATTCGGTTTCGTATGTCTTTATCTGTATCCACTCCGTCCAAGGCCCAGTACCATTCACGTTTAAGGCACAAATGCGAACTTGATAGACGACATGCTTCTCAAGTCCTGTGAGCACTCTTGAGCGTTGACTTCCTTCGGTAGTTATAGTAACTGGCTGTGAACTGCGATCGTGTCGACGATAGCGGATCTTGTAACCAGTGATAATTCCATTTTGTCCCTCCAATGGAGGCTCCCACCTTATTATAATACTCTACGTACGAAAAGAAAACATATAAGGTACGTGCCTCACGTACATTAACGCTAGGTTTACGgtttctaatattttaaatttacgaTCATCGGGAATTATtcgacaaattaatttctgtgggTATAAAAATTTAGATAGACACATTCATGTTATTTTTACATAGTAATGTAAAACTTTtagtgctccgtaaacctagtgttaagggtCCCATGTATAATACGCACTGTAGGACTAGCTGGTTCTACTGTAACATTGTGTGGTGGTTGAGTGGGCTGTGCACTATAAGTCCTCACTATGATATCTCTACTAAACGCGCCAGGACCGTTCTCGTTCACGGCTTGGACTCTAATACTGTATTCTGTATAAGGCACGAGGTCTACCAATTCGTGCATGGTACTAGTGGTCTCGCGAATGATATCCTCATTGTCACCCTTCAAAATCAAACAATAAATACTCATTTCTGTTCTCCTTTAACACTTTGAGTGCCGCATCTATCAGAGAGTTCGAAGTTggatttaataaatttctttgattttatggaattttGAAGACTGCTGGTTGGCACTCGAAGTGTTAACAATCATCGATACTTTCACAAGGCAAAGCTTTTCTATACCTCGACAAACGTGATCAAGTATTTTGATATTCTGCCGTTAACAACTTGCGGTTTCTCCCAAGACAATGTGATGCTCACGCTGCTCGTGGCTTGACCTTCTAAGTTCAATGGAGATCCGGGAACATTGGCCTGTTACAAGAGATCAATTATAACAAACGCAGTAAACCGAGAGAAATGTTCGCcggttcttttcgaaattctaaaCGGACCTCAGTAAGCGTAATGACTTGCAACATTTCACTAGACGTTCCAGGACCTCTCGCGTTTAAGGCTACCACCCGAAACTGATAAGTCATACTTGGCTGCAAGCCCGGTATCATAGCTTCTAACTTTTGATGCGTGTTTACAACTCTTTCTCTGGAAAATTTGATCAGATAATATACATAAGATATAAACGAACGGATCGATTTCTTTATTCGAACGAGTTAAAAAGACTTTGCGATCACCTTTGAGCGCCCTCTTGTTTGTAATAAATCTTGTAACGTACAATCTCCCCGTTCGTGTTTTCCGGCTCTTGCCACCTTAAGGTGACAAATCGTGCGGTGACAATGACGAGACTTAGATTTCTCGGGGCTGAGGGAACGCTTCCTTCTATCGACTCCAGGCTGTCTGTGTCGTCTACAAAATGGGATGTCGGGTCGTGAGGAGAGTCAGGAAATCGAATAGATCCAGGAAGATCTGCTGGGTCGTCGGAGGGGCTAATGGAGAGCGGCGGATTCTGCGTGAATGCCGACATCGTGTGACCCAAAAGGGTGCTCGGATGTTGCCACGTTTTATTGTACAATTGACGGTGCTGTGGTAACTTTTTCTTGGGGATCATTTTCGGCGTGGTTGTCTTGtggaaatttactttttctGGATACGGTGGTTAGCATGCACACAGTTAACAAGGAGGACACGCAaatggaaaaataaataaagatcaaATTAAAATCTCAAACGGAAACAGGAAGAAAATAATGAATCGTTCGGAGCTAGTCACAGAGAATGGAATATACCTGAATACCTCTCGACCAGAAACTTCtaccgaaatataaaacaggatATATAACATTCTGAATATTCGTTTATATTCACTTTCGTTTTATCGAATCTACTGCGGATATTCAGGTACAGAATATCGCGTGACTTACTCTGCATACATCGGCGAGTTGAatcaaataatagataaaacgAGAACtatgtacaaaataattttcagaATGGTTTGCAAGCTAAGGTTTATATACAGTGAGACGGGTACTCACTAGGTTGACTAATCGTTAGACGTGCTGCGGCTTGCACGCTTCCAGCAGAATTCGTTCCGATACATTGAAAAA
This genomic stretch from Lasioglossum baleicum chromosome 13, iyLasBale1, whole genome shotgun sequence harbors:
- the Fra gene encoding neogenin protein frazzled isoform X2, encoding MEPRTLAVPLALLTFVVSASAGGLHFIIEPQDAVVEQGGAARLDCEAKSGYGVPNIQWRTDDGQPITFIGDSFRSQLANGSLYINSVYGSNPELTGSYQCLASVDDVGAIVSRTATIKLASLPGFEKEPQDTMVHPGQIAYLSCTLPLSSNFISIQWLKDEHPLELDDSRMTVLPSGALEIDNVNILDVGSYRCNASSYGQYRLSNKAQLGLLTSDIDQESTPPVFIAKPFRQVVVEGSTVTLECAANGYPKPSILWLKDGTAIDLASLDSRYQKVAASSLVINNAQEIDDGSYQCRAENEFDTLDAVADLIVQVPPRFIKKPEDKVASENQDLEFECEIYGKPEPKISWLKNGERITFNAYWQIINGYLRINGLLKIDAGIFQCIGTNSAGSVQAAARLTISQPKKVNFHKTTTPKMIPKKKLPQHRQLYNKTWQHPSTLLGHTMSAFTQNPPLSISPSDDPADLPGSIRFPDSPHDPTSHFVDDTDSLESIEGSVPSAPRNLSLVIVTARFVTLRWQEPENTNGEIVRYKIYYKQEGAQRERVVNTHQKLEAMIPGLQPSMTYQFRVVALNARGPGTSSEMLQVITLTEANVPGSPLNLEGQATSSVSITLSWEKPQVVNGRISKYLITFVEGDNEDIIRETTSTMHELVDLVPYTEYSIRVQAVNENGPGAFSRDIIVRTYSAQPTQPPHNVTVEPASPTSIIIRWEPPLEGQNGIITGYKIRYRRHDRSSQPVTITTEGSQRSRVLTGLEKHVVYQVRICALNVNGTGPWTEWIQIKTYETESDEKRVPNTPSNLRTKVKSDSIQVFWNSPKDQSIKVKGYKLGWGKGFPDVEVQLLDGKERSFTIEHLEPMTEYVISLRATNDAGDGQPAYANIRTTERSVSESSAPWIPPVGLKAAVLSDTTVVLYWTDTTLPKTQFVTDNRYYVVRYMNHHSSTPRYKYHNATDLNCMIHDLKPNTVYEFTVKLVKGKRESPWSMVVMNQTQEAAPSSAPRDLLLQTMEDRPTSVLLRWQPPKQPNGPITGYIIFYSTDNTKWDRDWLIEAVLGDKTEFVVKVLKPNTTYYFKIQARNSKGYGPFSTTVPFKTPPSNGMDVYDELHGRDGRGLSNILIYIIVGCSIILIPGVVVVVVVMCCKRNPDTPDRKKGYAKDVNQKTNIKPPDLWIHHDQMELKALEKSSINGEASTSGVASNTLPRPSNPDYNQENVHGNSSSLDKRTYVPSYMGNTDEKCSTLSRQHSRGSHKPKLITLPVDSASLHQPIATATPIVNTSMSQPTIHTSCSDTPSVRQNYPRTVAQYSLSRAHITLEPTPESSPDSCNISSSYEPLQSQPLSYGASGQSYTGSTQYASGHYGNSNQPSSSSGGTDGSGSSKRMQGHPLKSFSVPAPPPQSAPSTPAQQKHGVSQVTVRPTMSGSPYKKPQSTTQLAKNRLASVSNPMHTSEEVERLKPSYSTEELNQEMANLEGLMKDLNAITASEFEC
- the Fra gene encoding neogenin protein frazzled isoform X5 — encoded protein: MEPRTLAVPLALLTFVVSASAGGLHFIIEPQDAVVEQGGAARLDCEAKSGYGVPNIQWRTDDGQPITFIGDSFRSQLANGSLYINSVYGSNPELTGSYQCLASVDDVGAIVSRTATIKLASLPGFEKEPQDTMVHPGQIAYLSCTLPLSSNFISIQWLKDEHPLELDDSRMTVLPSGALEIDNVNILDVGSYRCNASSYGQYRLSNKAQLGLLTSDIDQESTPPVFIAKPFRQVVVEGSTVTLECAANGYPKPSILWLKDGTAIDLASLDSRYQKVAASSLVINNAQEIDDGSYQCRAENEFDTLDAVADLIVQVPPRFIKKPEDKVASENQDLEFECEIYGKPEPKISWLKNGERITFNAYWQIINGSYLRINGLLKIDAGIFQCIGTNSAGSVQAAARLTISQPKKVNFHKTTTPKMIPKKKLPQHRQLYNKTWQHPSTLLGHTMSAFTQNPPLSISPSDDPADLPGSIRFPDSPHDPTSHFVDDTDSLESIEGSVPSAPRNLSLVIVTARFVTLRWQEPENTNGEIVRYKIYYKQEGAQRERVVNTHQKLEAMIPGLQPSMTYQFRVVALNARGPGTSSEMLQVITLTEANVPGSPLNLEGQATSSVSITLSWEKPQVVNGRISKYLITFVEGDNEDIIRETTSTMHELVDLVPYTEYSIRVQAVNENGPGAFSRDIIVRTYSAQPTQPPHNVTVEPASPTSIIIRWEPPLEGQNGIITGYKIRYRRHDRSSQPVTITTEGSQRSRVLTGLEKHVVYQVRICALNVNGTGPWTEWIQIKTYETESDEKRVPNTPSNLRTKVKSDSIQVFWNSPKDQSIKVKGYKLGWGKGFPDVEVQLLDGKERSFTIEHLEPMTEYVISLRATNDAGDGQPAYANIRTTERSVSESSAPWIPPVGLKAAVLSDTTVVLYWTDTTLPKTQFVTDNRYYVVRYMNHHSSTPRYKYHNATDLNCMIHDLKPNTVYEFTVKLVKGKRESPWSMVVMNQTQEAAPSSAPRDLLLQTMEDRPTSVLLRWQPPKQPNGPITGYIIFYSTDNTKWDRDWLIEAVLGDKTEFVVKVLKPNTTYYFKIQARNSKGYGPFSTTVPFKTPPSNGMDVYDELHGRDGRGLSNILIYIIVGCSIILIPGVVVVVVVMCCKRNPDTPDRKKGYAKDVNQKTNIKPPDLWIHHDQMELKALEKSSINGEASTSGVASNTLPRPSNPDYNQENVHGNSSSLDKRTYVPSYMAIATATPIVNTSMSQPTIHTSCSDTPSVRQNYPRTVAQYSLSRAHITLEPTPESSPDSCNISSSYEPLQSQPLSYGASGQSYTGSTQYASGHYGNSNQPSSSSGGTDGSGSSKRMQGHPLKSFSVPAPPPQSAPSTPAQQKHGVSQVTVRPTMSGSPYKKPQSTTQLAKNRLASVSNPMHTSEEVERLKPSYSTEELNQEMANLEGLMKDLNAITASEFEC
- the Fra gene encoding neogenin protein frazzled isoform X4: MEPRTLAVPLALLTFVVSASAGGLHFIIEPQDAVVEQGGAARLDCEAKSGYGVPNIQWRTDDGQPITFIGDSFRSQLANGSLYINSVYGSNPELTGSYQCLASVDDVGAIVSRTATIKLASLPGFEKEPQDTMVHPGQIAYLSCTLPLSSNFISIQWLKDEHPLELDDSRMTVLPSGALEIDNVNILDVGSYRCNASSYGQYRLSNKAQLGLLTSDIDQESTPPVFIAKPFRQVVVEGSTVTLECAANGYPKPSILWLKDGTAIDLASLDSRYQKVAASSLVINNAQEIDDGSYQCRAENEFDTLDAVADLIVQVPPRFIKKPEDKVASENQDLEFECEIYGKPEPKISWLKNGERITFNAYWQIINGSYLRINGLLKIDAGIFQCIGTNSAGSVQAAARLTISQPKKVNFHKTTTPKMIPKKKLPQHRQLYNKTWQHPSTLLGHTMSAFTQNPPLSISPSDDPADLPGSIRFPDSPHDPTSHFVDDTDSLESIEGSVPSAPRNLSLVIVTARFVTLRWQEPENTNGEIVRYKIYYKQEGAQRERVVNTHQKLEAMIPGLQPSMTYQFRVVALNARGPGTSSEMLQVITLTEANVPGSPLNLEGQATSSVSITLSWEKPQVVNGRISKYLITFVEGDNEDIIRETTSTMHELVDLVPYTEYSIRVQAVNENGPGAFSRDIIVRTYSAQPTQPPHNVTVEPASPTSIIIRWEPPLEGQNGIITGYKIRYRRHDRSSQPVTITTEGSQRSRVLTGLEKHVVYQVRICALNVNGTGPWTEWIQIKTYETESDEKRVPNTPSNLRTKVKSDSIQVFWNSPKDQSIKVKGYKLGWGKGFPDVEVQLLDGKERSFTIEHLEPMTEYVISLRATNDAGDGQPAYANIRTTERSVSESSAPWIPPVGLKAAVLSDTTVVLYWTDTTLPKTQFVTDNRYYVVRYMNHHSSTPRYKYHNATDLNCMIHDLKPNTVYEFTVKLVKGKRESPWSMVVMNQTQEAAPSSAPRDLLLQTMEDRPTSVLLRWQPPKQPNGPITGYIIFYSTDNTKWDRDWLIEAVLGDKTEFVVKVLKPNTTYYFKIQARNSKGYGPFSTTVPFKTPPNGRGLSNILIYIIVGCSIILIPGVVVVVVVMCCKRNPDTPDRKKGYAKDVNQKTNIKPPDLWIHHDQMELKALEKSSINGEASTSGVASNTLPRPSNPDYNQENVHGNSSSLDKRTYVPSYMGNTDEKCSTLSRQHSRGSHKPKLITLPVDSASLHQPIATATPIVNTSMSQPTIHTSCSDTPSVRQNYPRTVAQYSLSRAHITLEPTPESSPDSCNISSSYEPLQSQPLSYGASGQSYTGSTQYASGHYGNSNQPSSSSGGTDGSGSSKRMQGHPLKSFSVPAPPPQSAPSTPAQQKHGVSQVTVRPTMSGSPYKKPQSTTQLAKNRLASVSNPMHTSEEVERLKPSYSTEELNQEMANLEGLMKDLNAITASEFEC